The segment ACTAATGGATTTATCTCTTCAAGATTTCCTCGGCTCAGGGCAGTATCACAAAAAGATGTGATGGAATAAATCACAAATGAAATAACATGTGGAAGACAACTCTGTAATACTTTCCCCCTGACTTCTGATGACTTTTTCCAACAAGTAACCACAATTCTTAGATAAGTGTACAAGATAAAACCAAAGGGAAGGAAGGCCATAGTTATGGCACCTAACATTGCAACAATATTGTTAACCGCAGTGGTATCACATGATAATTTTACAATATTCCAGCTGGCACAGTATATCTTCTGTATATTGTTGCCACATAGAGGAAGCCTGACAATCATGTTAATGATTACAGTAAGGTTACAGGCAGGGCAGACCCAAGCAAAAAAGACCAACATATAGACAGTTTTCAAGGTAATTTTTCTGTGATAGTGTAAAGGATGACACACAGCAACATACCTATCATATGCCATAATGCTCAGAATGGTTATTTCACATGAAGCATATGTGTAAATNNNNNNNNNNNNNNNNNNNNatataattagaatatcatcaaaaagttgatttatttcagtaattccattcaaaaagtgaaactttgatattatattcattcattacacacagactgatatatttcaaatgtttatttcatttaattgtgatgattaaaactgacaactaatctAATTCAgcatctctgaaaattagaatattacttaagaccaatacaaaaaaaggatttttaaaaatgttggccaactgaaaagtatgaacatgaaaagtatgagcatgtatagcactcaatacttagttggggctccttttgcctgaattactgcagcaatgcagcgtggcatggagtcgatcagtctgtggcactgctcaggtgttatgagagcccaggttgctctgatagtggccttcagctcttctgcattgttgggtctggcgtatcgcatcttcctcttcacaataccccatagattttctatagggttaaggtcaggcgagtttgctggccaattaagaacagggacaccatggtccttaaaccaggtactggtagctttggcactgtgtgcaggtgccaagtcctgtcggaaaatgaaatctgcatctccataaagttggtcagcagcaggaagcatgaagtgctctaaaacttcctggtagacggctgcgttgaccttggacctcagaaaacacagtggaccaacaccagcagatgacatggcaccccaaaccatcactgactgtggaaactttatactggacttcaagcaacgtggattctgtgcctctcctctcttcctccagactctgggaccttgatttccaaaggaaaatgctaaatttactttcatcagagaacataactttgaaGCACTGACTTttcactctttgtgaatctcccccacatttttgaatgggttttgtttcaaaatcctctccagggtgtggttatccctattgcttgtacacttttttctaccacatcttgtccttcccttcgcctctctaatAATGTGCTtcgacacagagctctgtgaacagccagcctctttagcaatgaccttttgtgtcttgccctccttgtgcaaggtgtcaatggtcgtcttttggacagctgtcaagtcagcagtcttccccatgattgtgtagcctacagaactagactgagagaccatttaaaggcctttgcaggtgttttgagttaattagctgattagagtgtggcaccaggtgtcttcaatattgaactttttcacaatattcaaattttctgagatactgattttggtgttttcattagttgtcagttataatcatcaaaattaaaaggaatgaacacttgaaatatatcagtctgtgtggaatgaatgtatacattatacaagtttaactttttgaatggaattacttaaataaatcaactttttgatgatattctaattatatgaccagcacctgtatttatATTATCTCCAGTGTCCATACTGAGATCTGATTGAGATCTGATCACTCTGTCCAGCTCAAACAACCGAAAGTCACATCCTTTCTAATAACTTTCTGAACCATTTCTGAGCTGGCTTTCACCTGTgatgtgttttcctctcttcagTGATGTAATAAATCACCTATATAACAGCTCAGCCTGAAAGTGAAACTTGTGCTACCTGCTTCTTCATAATGTATGTACCTTTCTATTTTTAGTGGTTTATTTTGAGTTTAAATCAACAGTGCATGACTTTACGTTCACAAACGGACATGTTCCGTACACCATTCACCAACAACATGAGCATGTTCAATGAACGGCGCTCTTTAAACATTATGTAGACACAAATGCGGAGTCaaacttttgattttgtttgcgGAAGACTGTGACCAACAGGCCTAGgctatattatttatatatattattttgtcaCTGCTTTCTATCAGCATTGTTTCACATCTTAAAAACCAGACAGTGTGAAAAAGAATCCATGAtccaaacagaataaaatatgaaGCAGATAACCAGTTAACTTAACTAGTGCCTGCTACAGGCACTGCTCAGGGACAGCCAGACTGCACAAAGAACCTACATTCTGTTCACGTACCCTGTGTGCATATTCCAGTTCAAGTAGTGTCCTCTTTACAGAAAGGCCAGTGCGACGGTACAGGCCAGGCCCCCTCAGATGCATAGACCACATCTATAgtttcttcctgtttcttaCGCAGCAGTTGGTGCATGTTACGGCCCTTGAGCCCTGTGTCTGTGCCCTGCAGGTCCTGCCCTTCCCCCCCCTAATGTTGCAGCCAGGAGGCTAGGGTGCACACCTGTCCCCAGTTACAATCAGCGGGAGCGCAGGAGCCGGTATAAGGAGCAGAAAGCAGGCAGACTGGGTGTGGAGAGTGGGGAGTGCAGACGGCATGGTGAGCTGGGTGAAACGACAGTGCAGCAAGCGATAAGTCTGAACCTTGTGGTGGGGTTCACTCCCTCAGTGGAGGGAGGGCGAAATTCGTTATTGTATCCTGTGTTGTATTCTCATTTGTGGCATTTGTGGGCGCTTCCTTGTTTTtgggaagttgttttttgtagacCCTCCCTGAGGGTACCTTAGCTTTTTTGTCTCCTCATTGTAAATAAAACGCGTACGACCTGTCAAAGCTGTCTCCTGGCTTCCTTCAACCTGGAATGATTCTATTATTGTCACTAACCTCCTCATCCCCTGGACTTTCCACTGGAGGTTCGTAACAGTGCACAAATAATTGGCTGCAGAATTCTCATCTCtcacttcctccacctcctgcgAAATGTACCCAGTCATCATAGCAGCCATTTTTGGAGGTATAAATGGTTCAGTAGATCATCACCATCTAGTCCGACAACAGCACAGTCAAAGATATCATTAACAAATGATGGTTGCATTGTCTTGCCATTATGCAGTTTGTGCGGAACCCTGGTTTCGGCACAGCACCAGTTCATCTCCCACATCCCAGGCAGCAAAGCACAATTGCAGATTCACTTTCTAGCTTCTAGCCAGAAATCCAGACATCTGGCACCAGCTTCCGACCCTCACCATTTCTACCGCAACCACTGTCCATCTTGAAACGCAACCATGTCTGAAAATTCTGTCCTTCCAACACACTGATCTACCACCTGAAATGCAACGAGACCAGGAGTCTGGTCTACCTCGCTCCATCTACCTCTTTTGACTAGACTCTTGCCTAAGCACATACAAACTTACGTACTATATAAACTCAAGACTAACCAGTCACATTTCCCCCCAATATCCTCTGCCCAGAGACAGGACTTCTCAAGCATACCTTACCTATGTCCGCAACAATCCAAGTGATATCAAAACGCCTACGCACATGATTTCATTTGAAGTTTCTGTTTTGGGCCTCTATTTGAAGCAGAGCACATGAAGAGACGGCTCCCCCATTCAGNNNNNNNNNNNNNNNNNNNNGTGCGACGGTACAGGCCAGGCCCCCTCAGATGCATAGACCACATCTATAgtttcttcctgtttcttaCGCAGCAGTTGGTGCACAAATAATTGGCTGCAGAATTCTCATCTCtcacttcctccacctcctgcgAAATGTACCCAGTCATCATAGCAGCCATTTTTGGAGGTACAAATGGTTCAGTAGATCATCACCATCTAGTCCGACAACAGCACAGTCAAAGATATCATTAACAAATGATGGTTGCATTGTCTTGCCATTATGCAGTTTGTGCGGAACCCTGGTTTCGGCACAGCACCAGTTCATCTCCCACATCCCAGGCAGCAAAGCACAATTGCAGATTCACTTTCTAGCTTCTAGCCAGAAATCCAGACATCTGGCACCAGCTTCCGACCCTCACCATTTCTACCGCAACCACTGTCCATCTTGAAACGCAACCATGTCTGAAAATTCTGTCCTTCCAACACACTGATCTACCACCTGAAATGCAACGAGACCAGGAGTCTGGTCTACCTCGCTCCATCTACCTCTTTTGACTAGACTCTTGCCTAAGCACATACAAACTTACGTACTATATAAACTCAAGACTAACCAGTCACATTTCCCCCCAATATCCTCTGCCCAGAGACAGGACTTCTCAAGCATACCTTACCTATGTCCGCAACAATCCAAGTGATATCAAAACGCCTACGCACATGATTTCATTTGAAGTTTCTGTTTTGGGCCTCTATTTGAAGCAGAGCACATGAAGAGACGGCTCCCCCATTCAGTCTCCCTCTTCATTCAGGGAGTCTCAACTCCCTTGGTTACCTCCTGTCTTCTTGCCACCAGCTGACATGGTTCCTTTGATCTCTTCTATCCATCTGTCCACAACCCTGATGTCCCCTTCATCCCTTCATCTCTCAAACTTCATTACCTAATCCCTTACCCTTCATCCCCGTATCTCTCTACACTCACCCCTTCATTCTTCAACCATCATCCATCCCTCAACCACCATCACTCTACCCTAACCCCTCCACCCCTTCATCCTTTGACCCTCATCCCTTCACCGCTCATCCCTTCTTTAACGGGCAGCGCAGGTTTAGAGTACAGAAGTCACTCTATCACAAGTAAAGATTGcataaaaaatttattaataattttaacatGTAAAATTCCTGCTGTTTGCCTGCACAAGCTAAGAAGCTCCCTCTCTAGATATTTTATTAGTAGCGCCAGCAGGTGTGAAAACCATGTTTGACGTCAAAATACTATACTAGACATTAGATATATGCTAGATGTGTTACATTAGTGCCAAACCTTGTATGAGATATTTGCAGTTTGTACAGGCAAAACAATTATTTGTCAGTCATACAGAAGAGACGCCACACCTGTTGAAACCTGAACctaaaaaatgtatgtaactgTAATCAATCTGCGCCCtgataaataatcattaaacaGATATAAGGCCTTTCTCCCTACCAGTTTCTGTGCAAAACTACTTCACCATATTAAAATCCACGGCTCTGACAGATTTCTATGGTTATAGACGGATTGGGATATTTTTTGGATACCGAACATCTTCCTTTGCAATTTGAGTAGTTTAAGGTACAAAATAATTTATGATGGATCTATCTTCTCATAAGCTTTCAGTCATTCCTGTTTTTACCTCTCAATTGCATGTGCATTTAACATTATCATCATTCTGTAACCTTTCAATTAACATTAGGTCATTGAGTAAATTGAAAACTCATTGCTGACtcatgttaaaataaaagctTGTGTGAACTCGCttttgtgtttgataaaaaatgtttaataacatCAGCTTTTTACTAGTCTGTGCAAATCTTATGgcattaaattaaaatctggTGAGTCTAAATGATTGTTGAGGTCAGAACAAGTCTTTTGTGAAGTTGTTTCAATATGGTATAAAATGGTACAGTCAGATATATCCCAACTGTACCATTTTTCTGTACTGAACTTGAAATGAACCACATAACCATGTAAAATGAACAGATGCGCCGTGGACAGGTTTCATCATTGTTTACCTTTGAAGTGTCAGCCAATAGAACACCAGCAATAAAGACGAGTGAGTCTCTAACAATCACCAATAAATTCCTGTTTCATTTCTACGCAGCTTGACAATTGTCTTTAAAATACTGTGTATCACTTTGGCTGTTTTATTGTGATTTCTACAAAATGAATAATTCATCTAGTATACTTCTATTTTCACTGTCTGGCGTGAGTGTGACAGTGACTTACAGAGTCACACTTTTCTTACTCACTTTACTTTGTTATTGTACAATTTTGGTGGTAAATGTGTCTCTCATTTTAACCATAATATTGGACAAAAACTTACATGAACCcatgtacatttgtttgtgtaatcTGTGTATCAATGGACTTTACGGGACTGCAGGATTTTACCCTAAATTTGTTTCTGATCTTTTGTCTGACATTCATTTAATATCGTATGCAGGATGTCTTTTGCAAATTTATGTCATATATTCCTATGCAATGGTTGACTACTCCATTTTAGCTCTCATGGCCTATGACAGATATGTGGCCATATGTCGACCACTGCAGTATCACTCTGTGATCTCTGTGCAAAGGATTGCTGCGTTAGTGAGTTTTTCCTGGCTTGTACCTCTGTGCGCAGAAGCCTTGATGATATCGTTGACATCCACACTGAAATTATGTGGCTCCCACATACAGAAACTCTATTGTGAGAACTGGTCAATTATTAAACTTGCTTGCAGTTTAACGGCAGCAAACAACATAATtggattgttttttatttctttctattttGGTCATGTTCTCTTCATTGTGTGGTCTTATGTGTGGCTGGTAAAGACAGCTTTAAAATCAAAAGAGGGCAGGAAAAAGTTTACACAAACATGTGTGCCACATTTGTTATGTCTGCTTAATGCTTCAGCTGCTTTGCTTTTTGATCTTATGTACGCTAGATATGGATCAACGTCTTTGGCACAGAGTGTAAAGAACTTCATGGCTATACAATTTCTCATAATTCCACCTATAATCAACCCTATTATTTATGGACTGATACTGACTAAAGTTCGAAGTAGAATGATATATTTGTGTATGATGGCAGGTCAAAGGTTTAAATTGAAACACCAGGTTTGATATGTCAACAATGAAGTATCACTGTATTTGGACTAATCACATGgttgttctgtgtttctccagacTTTATTGTCAGGCTGTTGCGATGATAATGATCTTTAAGCTGTTATGTTGCTCACTCATTGAAAAACTCAACACAATTGTCAATACTGTTGGATTTATCTtactatttttctgttttgagatttaacatttcttttcgTGTTTGTATCAGCAGATTGCTAAATCAGTgattgtataaaataaaaaaataagaatataagTGGCCTTATATTTAAAAGCAGACTGGAGCATATCAGAGTATATGAACCCTTTTTCAGTTCCCTGAATTTACATAACTTCAGTGGTCCATGGTATGTAGGTAACTCAGGTATGATGTGCACTCTTAGAGATGTGTCACTtcttatttcttattgaactgaTATTTTTGTTAGACCCTGTTGAGTCTTTataattttaaaagtttattataatttaacaGCATTGCCATATCATTTTATACTGAAAAACAAGGTATCTTGGTAAgttttgtcattatttatttatttatttgtcatttagaGCATGATTTATTGAGTGTTAGTAGCATAGAGTGAGGCTCTCCTTTGTGTCCAGGGCTGGGGAATGTGATGTTCAGACAGCTGATGAAATATTGAGCAGAATTGTATTTGAGATTTGAGTCGGCTTATATCTTTTATAATTGAAAAGTGCAAACATGAATTTTTATGGCTTACTAGCATGAGCACAATAACATttgctggtttgaatgtttaTGATAAAATGGCACtacaagtaggcctactgcGTGATATAAAGTATAAAGTGAAACTGAATATGTGAGAGGCATCCTCATACCTATTCCTATTGAGTAGAATGTTAATTGAAAGGAATAGAAATTGAATTGTGtaaatttaaatgcaaattaaagTAGTTTTTCAAGGGattttacagaaacataatGGGAAGTAGTTGGTAGAGGGTCAGAGACTGAGATcctgtaaaatacatttatgatAGTAgataaaattaacaaacaacaagagcataaaaacaacaaacaaaatgtgataaacaaaaggaaaataaaaaagtgaaaggacaacatttaaaacaaataagagAAAAAGAGTGGTAAAACAACTAGAAATAAATTAGCTAAATGTAAAATCCTTCCTTAAATCCTTAAAGCCTAGTTAATTGcaaacatatactgtaaaagaaataacaaaatgcaGAGTTAAACTAGTGCAACTAAAACAGAACAACTCTACGCAGAGCACAAACAAACCTTATTGGATAAGTCTTCAGGAAGCACCAAAACAAAAGATTAAATCATAACATTTAATCTTATAGTACTGGAGTCTCTGTTACTGTTGCGGAAAGTgtcatttatgttttctttgtatttctAAATCTTAGAGAGTTACTTTAATGATATTGTAATCtgagaaaacatgaaaaaagagcacaaaatattttttggatCAAAACGAAGTGCTTTTGTAAATACACTCACACAcccttgaacaaagttaaatcTCACCCTCCTGGGACAAAGGCATGGGGAATTCCTTCCATTGTGGTGAGAAATTGCTCATTTGCAGCAACCCGATCTAAACCAACCCTGTCTATGGCACCTCCAGCAGAAAGACCATCAAATGGGACTAAAGGGCCATTAATTAAATTGGCAAAACAAATGAAGAATCTAATTTAACTAGACCTGCAAACAGATATCAACGTGGTCCAAGCCCCCCGATGCAAACTACACTCGAATGCACACAGAGGCGATGCATGTTAGACCTGCAGTCCCACGGGTGCGGCACAATTGAAGGTGGAGAGCAGGGCCCtatttcagaaagcaggcttagtAAGTACTCTGATTTAATTGACCCATAGTTGAGGGAAACTAGGTTTTCTGTTCCAGAAAGAGAAGTGATTTAAACTGGGAACATAACCTGCTTGCTTGCAGATTCTCTTCAACAAACCCTGACTTTCTCTCTGAGTCCTCCCTCTTACCGAGGCAGACAAGCTGTTTCATATCTTCATTGATTCAATCTGTGTCAAAGCGTGTACTGAGATTACTGAGTGTATAGAGgtttactgtatgttactgttGTTCTTTGAACAGGAgcttttgctttctctttcaAATTGCCCTCAGCTCAAAACAAAACCTCATCATgtccttctttttttaataacactGTGTGCACACAATACAGCTGTCCGTGGAGCTGTAGAATGTAGTTAGAAAGTAATATAATATAAGCAAGAGTGTAGGCATTCAACCTGTAATTCAAGACAGTCAGCATCTGTTTGCATTTACCTATGCCGGACAACAATGTACATTCACAAGATGAGCCCAAGGGTACACTGAGTCACCTACAATATTTTGTTGTGCCTTACACAATGATCTCAAGATCTTTCATTTCCAAAAGGTCCTCTCCTGATACAATATGTAAATTAGTTACCTAGGCTCTCCCTCTACTTGTTAGACTTACACAGTGGTCCTTCTCAAGGCTTTGGCTGTGAAGGGACACAAAGCTTCACTAATGAAGGTTTAGTTGTATCAGAGTGTGGTCCAGTATTTGAGACACACATTATCTGGTTCTGCAAGGGTCCTTACTCTCACAGGAATAAAAGCCATATTAATGGCCAAATAAGTCAGAGATGAAGACAATCTGTTTATTCTGATTATTGTCCATTCTTGCACTAGGGTTTCATGACTATAAATAATCTTTCATACTCTTCGTACATGAAATGTAGATTTGCGCAATCTGTTCTCACTCAGCGCCATAACTCTTCTTACAAGCCTGTGCAGGACGTCCACTTTGCCTAAAAGGCTATATTACAGAGACACAGCTATATTACACAGTCATACTGATTGTTAATACCAAGCTATTCTTATAATTTTGGTTATTAAATGggatcattatattatttaaaaactgTCAAACTTAATGAAGCTGCTTTGTGAAGCAGCAGTGACGTTTGAACCTTTGGACAAGTTCCTACACAATGTATTCAAACAGCGACCTTCGCAGGAGTGAATGAACCTTTGAATCATAAACCCATCTCTAGTTTGTGATACTCATAAACCATTGTGTTTATGTtcctaatattttgtccaccccatgCATACATGTTGACCAAAAACCAAATTTGGACAGCACATCAGCACATCAGCCTAACCCTTGGTCTACAATATTTACCTTTACTTTCCCTGTGGAGTCTACGATGTAACCCCTGTTACGACCACCATGATGGCCTAAATATGTGAAACCATTTTATTGGATGTTGAACCTAAGTCACGTTGGAAGTAGGAGGTCACATATATTCACAGTCACAGTCAGACAGACTGAAGAAGAGCACCATATCTTTCATCCATGGCTATTTACGCAACAACTCATTCCTGTCTACCGAGCTGCCATCATGCACCCACAGAGGAAGACAAACATAAACTAGAGAGACAGATAcatacattcatatatatataacctatgcattcatgccaataaagctgatttgaattgaattgacagaGGTCAACCTGTTTCTATGTCTCTGAACGTGACATGCGTATGACCTGTACCTCACCCTTAGGAAAATTCCATCACAATTAggttcaaaatattttaatgcattATATTATCATAAACTGTATCTGACACCATGATGGACTTTGATTAGTCTGGAGTATGCACAGTACTAAACGGGTGTGAATGGTAGAAATACATAATGTGAAATGATGTGTGACGAAAAGCAACAATGCGTGGCCCTCAACTCATagaacaatggagctctatggaaTATGCGTGCTTTAAACAGACATTGGATGTGTTGACAGTATTAAATATAAAGTTATCTCCAGCATTATCCTTTAATGCATTATATAACATAAGTTGCAAAGGTATCTATGGTTTTGTGAATTGCTGTTTCCCGAATGAACTCAGTTGCTCATTTATCTTAAAAATAAGAACATGTGTCTCCCAcacaatcaaatcaaaagtatttaattttttaggTGGCTGTCAGGAAAAGTAGCCTGAGATGAGTTATAGAAATCAAAAGCAAATGAATCATTATAACTCACACCACAAAAGAGTttacttagtttattttaaGCCATGCACAATATTTTACAATATCCCTATTGGGACTACTTATAATATATCTGGTAGGGTTTACTGAGTTTACTGTGAGCTTAAAATACTTTACACAATAGTTTGTAATAATGAAATGCCTCAATGCCACATTTCTGACAACCCAGTTCCCTGGTTTGATTGGAAAATGTTGATCTGAGCTTGATCCAGATGCACATATGGTCAAAAAGCAAATATGACGCACATGTCTGCATATATGTCCTACTCCACTCTTTTGACTTTAAAGCTGTTATTCTACGAACAAAACATATGGGCaatcaataaaaaattaattccCATATTTGAAAAATACAATGTTAAACCTAACAATACTAATCATCCTACATATTTTACCAATTCTCTCAATAGAGTTTTTCTATGTGGGTGACCCATCATTCCATTTTAAAGATTGTTTTCGTCACAATAGCTTAACAGAGAAAATATACAACTCTGGAGAAACACACTAACGACACTGTGTTTGTTCAAAATATAGTGGTATTTTAGTGGTTACACATATCAGACCTCGAGTGTCAATTTGAATCTCTGACTTGTcattatacacaaatacatCATTCTTTTTCgaatttgagtcagtttgagtccaTATATAATAGGGTTGAGAATAGGTGGAATTATGAGAAATTGTATCGTCATGAAGTTCATTAAATTCTGAGGCACAGATGCTGATCCATATCTCGAGTACATAACGTCAAATAGCAAAGCAGCTGAGACATTAAGCAAACATAATAAATGTGGCACACATGTTTGTGTAAACTTTCTCCTGCCCTCTCTGGATTTTAAAGCTGATTTTACAAGCCATACATATGAACATACAA is part of the Micropterus dolomieu isolate WLL.071019.BEF.003 ecotype Adirondacks linkage group LG07, ASM2129224v1, whole genome shotgun sequence genome and harbors:
- the LOC123974067 gene encoding olfactory receptor 51E1-like; this encodes TYASCEITILSIMAYDRYVAVCHPLHYHRKITLKTVYMLVFFAWVCPACNLTVIINMIVRLPLCGNNIQKIYCASWNIVKLSCDTTAVNNIVAMLGAITMAFLPFGFILYTYLRIVVTCWKKSSEVRGKVLQSCLPHVISFVIYSITSFCDTALSRGNLEEINPLVAVILSLEFVILPPILNPLVYGLKLPEIRRHIFKILYFKLQTKKNSCHILLSLH
- the LOC123973765 gene encoding olfactory receptor 2K2-like, which translates into the protein MNNSSSILLFSLSGVSVTVTYRVTLFLLTLLCYCTILVVNVSLILTIILDKNLHEPMYICLCNLCINGLYGTAGFYPKFVSDLLSDIHLISYAGCLLQIYVIYSYAMVDYSILALMAYDRYVAICRPLQYHSVISVQRIAALVSFSWLVPLCAEALMISLTSTLKLCGSHIQKLYCENWSIIKLACSLTAANNIIGLFFISFYFGHVLFIVWSYVWLVKTALKSKEGRKKFTQTCVPHLLCLLNASAALLFDLMYARYGSTSLAQSVKNFMAIQFLIIPPIINPIIYGLILTKVRSRMIYLCMMAGQRFKLKHQV